In Bacteroidota bacterium, a genomic segment contains:
- the ftsY gene encoding signal recognition particle-docking protein FtsY, which yields MGFFSKIFGKSEKESLDKGLEKTRDNVFTRITKAIAGKSAIDDEILDQLEEILVSSDVGVNTTLTIIERIQARVAKDKYVGANQLHQMLKEEITMLLNEQQGDLTPANIYDSTKKPYVIMVVGVNGVGKTTTIGKLANHFKQDGKSVLLGAADTFRAAAVDQLTIWSKRVDVPIISQGMGADPASVAFDTVQAAKAREVDIALIDTAGRLHNKTSLMNELGKIKRVMQKVIPDAPHEILLVLDASTGQNAIEQARQFISVTEVNALALTKLDGTAKGGVVIGISNEFKIPVKYIGVGEKIEDLQLFNKMEFVNSLFKETIMA from the coding sequence ATGGGTTTTTTCAGTAAAATATTTGGCAAATCAGAAAAGGAATCGTTGGACAAGGGGTTAGAAAAAACCCGTGACAATGTATTTACCAGAATTACCAAAGCGATAGCAGGTAAGTCAGCCATAGATGATGAAATACTAGATCAGTTGGAGGAGATACTGGTTTCGTCAGATGTAGGAGTAAATACTACCTTGACTATCATTGAAAGAATTCAAGCCCGGGTTGCAAAGGATAAGTACGTGGGAGCAAACCAACTCCATCAAATGTTAAAGGAAGAAATTACCATGTTGCTTAATGAGCAGCAAGGAGATTTAACTCCGGCTAATATATATGATTCTACTAAGAAGCCCTATGTAATAATGGTGGTAGGTGTAAATGGCGTTGGTAAAACTACCACAATTGGCAAACTTGCCAATCATTTTAAGCAAGACGGCAAGTCGGTTTTGCTGGGAGCGGCCGATACTTTTAGGGCAGCAGCTGTTGATCAGCTAACTATTTGGAGTAAACGTGTAGATGTGCCAATCATTAGCCAAGGAATGGGTGCCGACCCTGCTTCGGTTGCTTTTGATACCGTGCAAGCAGCCAAAGCACGTGAAGTGGATATTGCATTGATAGATACTGCCGGGCGGCTGCATAATAAGACCAGCCTGATGAATGAATTAGGAAAAATTAAACGCGTAATGCAAAAGGTGATTCCCGATGCTCCCCACGAAATACTACTTGTACTTGATGCAAGTACCGGTCAGAATGCGATTGAACAAGCCAGGCAGTTTATTTCTGTTACCGAGGTAAATGCGTTGGCATTAACTAAACTTGATGGAACAGCCAAGGGTGGTGTTGTTATCGGCATCAGTAATGAATTTAAAATACCGGTTAAGTACATTGGAGTAGGAGAGAAAATAGAAGACCTACAGTTGTTTAATAAAATGGAATTTGTTAACTCATTATTTAAAGAAACAATAATGGCGTAA
- a CDS encoding tRNA-(ms[2]io[6]A)-hydroxylase, translating to MFKLKLATDPRWVNIAEENIEEILIDHAYCEQKAASNAISLIILYPEFSDLVESMIEIAQEEMAHFKMVHQLLLQRGMKLGKSRKDEYVNLLLEFMRKGANLNQIMVDRLLFAAMIEARSCERFRILSEKLTDNFLAGFYRDLMISEANHYTTFINFARKYGKEDVDQRWEEILQYEAEIMKRFSVKETIHG from the coding sequence ATGTTTAAGTTAAAGCTTGCCACTGACCCACGATGGGTAAATATTGCAGAAGAAAACATAGAAGAGATATTGATAGATCATGCCTACTGCGAACAAAAGGCTGCAAGTAATGCAATTTCATTAATCATTTTATATCCTGAATTTTCGGACTTGGTTGAGTCAATGATTGAAATTGCCCAGGAGGAAATGGCACATTTTAAAATGGTGCATCAACTGTTGTTGCAAAGAGGTATGAAGCTTGGCAAGTCAAGAAAAGATGAGTATGTAAATTTATTATTGGAGTTTATGCGCAAAGGGGCTAACCTTAATCAAATTATGGTAGACAGGCTGCTGTTTGCAGCCATGATTGAAGCGCGCAGTTGTGAGCGATTTCGTATACTTAGCGAAAAGCTTACCGATAATTTTCTTGCTGGTTTTTATCGCGATTTAATGATTAGCGAAGCTAATCATTATACAACCTTCATAAATTTTGCACGCAAATATGGTAAGGAAGATGTTGATCAGCGTTGGGAAGAAATTTTACAATACGAAGCAGAAATTATGAAGCGCTTTAGTGTGAAGGAAACGATACATGGCTAA
- a CDS encoding DUF393 domain-containing protein — protein sequence MELKQLINTTTKPIIFFDGYCNLCNVAIQLIIKHDQHQQFLFSTLTGEFALANNLFGHIQMEQDTMALWVNNRLYIRSDAVIEIAKRLGGWFVIISYTKIFPKFIRNGVYNIIAKSRYRLFGKRANCMIPDQALLARFVK from the coding sequence ATGGAGTTAAAGCAATTGATTAATACTACCACTAAACCCATCATTTTTTTTGATGGTTATTGTAACTTGTGCAATGTTGCAATACAGCTTATTATCAAGCACGACCAACATCAACAATTTTTATTTTCTACACTTACAGGCGAGTTTGCTTTGGCCAATAACCTATTTGGTCACATACAAATGGAGCAGGATACCATGGCATTATGGGTTAATAATCGACTATATATACGAAGCGATGCCGTAATTGAAATAGCCAAACGCCTTGGCGGATGGTTTGTCATCATTAGTTATACTAAAATATTCCCAAAGTTTATTCGAAATGGAGTTTACAATATCATAGCAAAAAGCCGGTATAGATTGTTTGGCAAGAGGGCAAATTGTATGATTCCCGACCAGGCACTATTGGCACGATTTGTCAAATAG
- a CDS encoding response regulator transcription factor has product MHEKILLVDDDPDILEFVSYNLRKSDYDVSLATNGKEAIEVALKERPDLIILDIMMPVMDGIEACRQIREIPELKHTLITFLTARTEEYSQIAGLDNGADDYITKPIKPRLLISRVNALLRRVNRSSDETLPLHFGDLLINREKYHVMLKGTQISLPRKEFELLSLLATKPGKVFTREDILSRVWGDDIVVGDRTIDVHIRKIREKLGDDYIRTIKGIGYKFDL; this is encoded by the coding sequence ATGCACGAAAAGATATTGTTGGTAGATGATGATCCGGATATACTTGAGTTTGTAAGTTACAATTTAAGGAAGTCAGATTATGATGTATCTCTAGCCACCAATGGCAAAGAAGCCATTGAAGTGGCGCTCAAAGAGCGTCCTGACCTTATCATTCTGGATATCATGATGCCTGTTATGGATGGCATAGAAGCATGCAGACAAATACGAGAAATTCCGGAACTTAAACATACCCTCATTACCTTTTTAACTGCCCGTACAGAAGAGTATTCGCAAATAGCAGGACTGGATAATGGAGCAGATGATTACATAACCAAGCCAATTAAACCACGCTTACTTATTAGTAGAGTAAATGCGTTGTTGCGTAGAGTAAACCGCAGTAGCGATGAAACATTGCCACTTCACTTTGGCGACTTACTCATTAATCGCGAAAAGTATCATGTAATGCTAAAGGGAACCCAAATAAGCCTACCCCGCAAAGAATTTGAATTGTTGAGTTTACTTGCTACCAAACCGGGCAAAGTGTTTACCCGCGAAGATATTTTGAGTAGAGTATGGGGCGATGACATTGTAGTTGGTGATCGTACGATTGATGTGCATATTCGAAAAATTCGTGAAAAGTTGGGAGATGACTATATTCGTACCATAAAAGGTATTGGATATAAGTTTGACTTGTAA
- a CDS encoding ATP-binding protein produces MLRLIELNIEKIEEAREIEMNKLRNVDSYRKEFLSNVSHELRTPIFNIEGYIHTLLDGALEDKNISTSYLRKAAENLERITSLIDDLDAISQLEPGRFALEIREFDIVKLIYDVAEDLRRKAIQNNCYLIISTHIDSCAVLADRERIRQVLINLVNNSITYGKQGGTTTLSLSTDDSYCFVEVKDDGIGISEEHLPRIFERFYRVDKDRSRVKGGSGLGLSIVKHIIEAHQSVIQVESKSNAGTRFTFRIDRKTNEN; encoded by the coding sequence ATGCTTAGGTTAATTGAATTGAACATTGAGAAAATTGAAGAAGCGCGCGAAATAGAAATGAATAAACTGCGCAATGTGGATTCGTACCGAAAGGAGTTTTTATCAAATGTTTCGCATGAATTAAGAACACCCATATTTAATATCGAGGGGTACATACACACCTTGCTTGATGGGGCTCTTGAAGATAAAAACATTAGCACTTCTTATTTGCGTAAAGCAGCCGAAAACCTTGAGCGTATCACCTCACTCATAGATGACCTTGATGCGATATCGCAATTGGAACCCGGCAGGTTTGCACTTGAAATTCGAGAGTTCGATATTGTAAAACTGATTTACGATGTGGCCGAGGATCTTAGGCGCAAAGCCATTCAGAATAACTGCTATTTGATTATTAGCACGCATATTGATTCATGTGCAGTATTGGCAGATCGCGAACGTATACGGCAAGTGTTAATCAATTTAGTAAATAACAGCATTACTTATGGCAAGCAGGGAGGCACTACTACGCTTTCCTTATCAACTGATGATTCGTATTGTTTTGTCGAAGTAAAAGATGATGGCATAGGCATAAGCGAGGAGCACCTCCCTCGTATTTTTGAGCGTTTTTACAGGGTTGATAAGGACCGCTCCAGGGTTAAAGGTGGAAGCGGTTTGGGCTTGTCTATTGTAAAGCATATTATCGAAGCGCATCAATCAGTTATTCAGGTTGAAAGTAAAAGCAATGCAGGAACCCGATTTACCTTTCGAATTGATAGAAAAACGAATGAGAACTAA
- a CDS encoding T9SS type A sorting domain-containing protein, whose translation MCVCTYQQTQITGDTIVNNKFLQKVDSSKSEIFDSLCLKPWIYIHTDSNKVFAGTDPNSLNLLYDFTLNVGDSFTFNAVTNTPFPNTYALAVDSVDTLILGGVPRKRIKFTRIPFYQMYQDPIQWVQGIGDLTYGFVLDYGFIVYANYVNTGNCALSCFTDSISSVFGNCTYGSCALDLIETQIPNYSIFPIPANNELFINHPFDLRNMTVQLYNSLGEKILDKIFAGVSASISLDVSKINNGIYFVSLTQGEQIKTYKIVIKH comes from the coding sequence TTGTGTGTCTGTACCTATCAGCAAACTCAAATTACTGGAGATACTATAGTCAATAATAAGTTCTTGCAAAAAGTTGATTCGTCAAAATCAGAAATTTTTGATTCCCTGTGTCTTAAACCTTGGATTTATATTCATACTGATTCGAATAAAGTTTTTGCTGGTACAGATCCCAATTCACTAAATTTATTATATGATTTTACCTTGAATGTAGGAGATTCGTTTACATTTAATGCTGTTACAAACACACCCTTTCCCAACACTTATGCTCTTGCCGTTGATTCAGTTGATACGCTTATTTTGGGCGGAGTTCCACGTAAGAGAATCAAATTTACCCGTATACCCTTCTATCAAATGTACCAAGACCCTATTCAATGGGTTCAAGGTATTGGAGATTTAACTTATGGATTTGTATTAGATTATGGCTTTATAGTATATGCCAATTATGTAAACACAGGAAATTGCGCCTTAAGTTGTTTTACAGACAGCATTTCTTCAGTTTTTGGCAATTGCACTTATGGCAGTTGCGCTTTAGATTTAATAGAAACTCAAATTCCAAATTATTCTATATTTCCTATCCCCGCAAACAATGAATTATTTATCAACCATCCATTTGACTTGCGAAACATGACAGTTCAATTATACAATTCTCTTGGTGAAAAAATACTTGATAAAATATTTGCAGGAGTTAGTGCCTCAATATCGCTTGATGTTTCAAAAATCAATAATGGAATTTATTTTGTCTCACTTACTCAAGGAGAACAAATAAAAACTTACAAAATTGTTATTAAACACTAA
- a CDS encoding PadR family transcriptional regulator — protein MSNLENTQAQMRKGVLEFCILSIISQGEIYPSDIISKMKDAKLLVVEGTLYPLLTRLKNAGLLNYRWVESNSGPPRKYYSLTPIGENFLNELKQTWSELVQAVNETTNKTIIQ, from the coding sequence ATGAGTAATTTAGAGAACACACAGGCTCAAATGCGCAAAGGGGTTTTAGAGTTTTGCATATTAAGCATCATTTCCCAAGGCGAAATTTATCCAAGCGATATAATCAGCAAAATGAAGGATGCCAAACTGTTAGTAGTTGAAGGAACATTGTATCCACTGCTTACGAGATTAAAAAATGCAGGACTTTTAAATTACCGTTGGGTAGAGAGTAACAGCGGGCCACCGCGCAAGTATTATTCGCTGACACCAATTGGCGAAAATTTTTTAAATGAATTAAAACAAACCTGGTCTGAATTGGTGCAGGCCGTAAACGAAACCACAAATAAAACCATCATACAATGA
- a CDS encoding PspC domain-containing protein → MNKTVTVNIGGMVFHIEESAYESLGKYLNAIRGHFTSSDGREEIMQDIESRIAEMLQQRIGTTRQVVELHDVEEVITVMGKPEMFEGTTDSDIKKEDTAYDMPLNGARKMYRDEDEKVIAGVCAGLSYRLGIDPAWLRVAFVLLFLFGTGGFWIYLILWIVLPKAVTTAQKLEMRGKPVNVESIKKNFNSYQTEQTGIQRFFETLGEIIKIGFKIFAYIAAVFFGIIGVIVLIALVVGLFGILGVTGISMPVFMTNMFISQSQQFWVIAATLLLIGVPVLYILYKIFKWIFKVKTSYPWVRASALFLMLMGVAIAFYCAFDIGQEMAYEGGNRTSVNIAQPMRDTVGIALLPQDESMNMIRNNFSVGFNSKRWSVRNGDKIFNLEDNVQLNIERSMDDKFELVQVSKAKGRSEEDAMQNANAIIYRMEQRDNKFFFGSRLQIDQKRKFRFQRVRLVLRVPVGKVIYLEPGSEDVFYDLKNVTNTWDNDMVGHYWLMTDKGLKCLDYDFKKEGSESESYNENDDWNSDTTRSTLNINGKDAKVEINKNGVTITTDNDTISINSNSSK, encoded by the coding sequence ATGAACAAGACCGTAACAGTAAATATAGGAGGCATGGTGTTTCATATAGAAGAAAGTGCCTATGAATCGCTTGGAAAATATCTGAATGCAATACGCGGCCACTTCACCAGCAGCGATGGGCGCGAAGAAATAATGCAGGATATAGAAAGTCGCATAGCTGAGATGCTGCAGCAGCGCATTGGTACCACTCGCCAAGTGGTTGAATTACATGATGTAGAAGAAGTAATAACCGTGATGGGTAAGCCTGAAATGTTTGAAGGCACTACCGACAGCGATATCAAGAAAGAAGACACTGCATACGATATGCCACTAAATGGTGCTCGTAAAATGTATCGCGATGAAGACGAAAAAGTAATTGCAGGTGTATGTGCCGGATTATCGTACAGGCTAGGAATAGATCCTGCATGGCTTCGCGTAGCATTCGTATTATTATTTTTATTTGGTACCGGAGGTTTTTGGATCTACTTAATCCTTTGGATTGTATTACCAAAAGCAGTAACAACTGCACAAAAGCTTGAAATGCGAGGTAAGCCTGTAAATGTGGAGTCGATAAAAAAAAATTTTAATTCGTACCAAACTGAGCAAACCGGAATTCAACGTTTCTTCGAAACCCTTGGCGAAATTATTAAAATAGGGTTTAAGATTTTCGCTTACATAGCAGCAGTGTTCTTTGGTATAATTGGAGTAATCGTATTAATAGCTCTGGTAGTTGGACTTTTCGGAATATTAGGTGTTACCGGCATAAGTATGCCGGTGTTTATGACCAATATGTTCATCAGTCAGTCGCAGCAGTTTTGGGTTATTGCAGCTACGCTGCTTCTTATAGGTGTGCCTGTTTTATATATTCTTTACAAAATTTTCAAATGGATATTTAAAGTAAAGACATCGTACCCATGGGTTCGTGCAAGCGCTCTTTTTCTAATGCTTATGGGAGTTGCAATTGCCTTTTATTGCGCATTCGATATCGGACAGGAAATGGCCTACGAAGGAGGTAATCGCACTTCGGTAAACATTGCACAACCTATGCGCGATACGGTAGGTATAGCATTGTTACCTCAAGATGAAAGTATGAATATGATTCGAAATAATTTTTCGGTTGGCTTTAATAGCAAAAGGTGGAGTGTACGTAATGGCGACAAGATTTTTAATCTTGAAGACAATGTGCAGCTTAATATTGAAAGGTCGATGGACGATAAGTTTGAATTAGTTCAAGTATCAAAAGCAAAGGGCAGGAGCGAAGAGGATGCTATGCAGAATGCTAATGCAATCATATACAGAATGGAGCAGCGCGACAATAAGTTTTTCTTTGGTAGTCGTTTACAAATAGATCAAAAACGTAAGTTCCGTTTTCAGCGAGTACGTTTGGTATTGCGTGTACCTGTTGGTAAAGTTATTTATCTGGAGCCCGGAAGCGAAGATGTATTTTATGATTTGAAAAATGTAACTAATACGTGGGATAATGATATGGTAGGGCATTACTGGCTTATGACCGATAAGGGTTTAAAATGTCTTGATTATGATTTTAAAAAAGAAGGATCAGAATCTGAATCATACAATGAAAATGACGATTGGAATAGTGACACCACCAGAAGCACCTTGAATATTAATGGAAAAGATGCCAAAGTTGAGATTAATAAAAATGGAGTTACCATTACTACAGATAATGATACTATCAGTATAAATTCTAATAGTTCAAAATAG
- a CDS encoding T9SS type A sorting domain-containing protein, protein MKKITLLSLVLSFYLLASAQNNPLTWSPYFCTDTDTITIIYDATKGNGALAQTPPPIYAHTGVITNLSSGPSDWKYVKSQWGVADTNVLMTSLGNNLYRIKYHIRSYYNVPANETILSLAFVFRNTTGSVVGRNADGSDMFIPVYTAGLNVKITDPALSFNQPLIVAQGSNLNVTGICNANADLSFLVNGVLQANQSASDTLATNITFNQSGNNQVVFEANDGITTSYDTIIIVVNPQQVIAPLPTNTLDGITYLNDSAVILNLYAPSKNFVYVLGSFNSWTTDSLYFMHRTPAGDRYWVQLNNLLPGEEYTYQYFVDGELRIGDPYCHKIVDPNNDAGISLATYPNPTPYPTGKTQGIVSVLQTAQTPYTWTVTNFTKPAKTDLIIYELCIRDFVGPRNFQTLLDTLEYLQVLGINAIELMPVNEFEGNNSWGYNPSYYFAVDKYYGTKDKLKEFIDTCHARGIAVISDIVLNHSCGQSPMVQLYWDAGNSQPAANSPWFNQQPKHDFNVCYDMNHDAPATEYFVDRVVEFWINEFKVDGYRFDLAKGFTQKNTLGNITAWNAYDGARIDNLKRIADVMWNIDPTSYVILEMFADNQEEKELADYGMMLWGNMTHNYNEATMGWLSNSNFSGVSYQNRGYNSPHLVGYMESHDEQRLMFKNITFGNSTNPNYNLKDTINALARMELASAFFYTVPGPKMLWQFGELGYDVSLLFGGGNTAPKPLKWFYYYQPARKHLYDVTGNLMKLKKDFQVFKTNSFNMSLNGGGKSIRLNDSQMNAVVLGNFDIYPLSIVPYFQHTGWWYEYFTGDSVTVSHVQDAIGLTEGEYRLYTDSKLPAFTPVFVEESFILPNPAYLTCFPNPASSEVTLMYFNSTGGNNSEIMIYDLNGRLINTLPTDNKSNVGFATWNLKDNSGQEVVNGLYIARVAARGKTNFCKIEVHK, encoded by the coding sequence ATGAAAAAAATAACTTTGTTATCATTGGTTTTAAGTTTTTACCTGTTGGCCTCTGCTCAAAACAATCCACTTACATGGTCACCCTATTTTTGTACAGATACAGATACTATTACAATCATATACGATGCAACTAAAGGAAATGGTGCACTGGCTCAAACTCCACCCCCAATCTATGCTCATACCGGAGTTATTACCAATTTAAGTTCTGGTCCTAGCGATTGGAAATATGTAAAGAGCCAATGGGGAGTGGCCGATACTAATGTACTCATGACCTCGCTTGGAAATAATCTTTATAGAATTAAATATCACATACGCAGTTATTACAATGTGCCTGCAAACGAAACAATACTTAGTCTTGCATTTGTATTTCGTAATACCACCGGAAGTGTTGTTGGACGCAATGCCGATGGCAGTGATATGTTTATCCCTGTTTATACAGCAGGCCTTAATGTAAAAATTACTGATCCGGCTCTATCATTCAATCAACCATTGATTGTTGCACAAGGAAGCAATCTTAATGTTACAGGTATATGCAACGCGAATGCAGATTTAAGCTTTCTTGTAAACGGTGTATTACAAGCAAACCAAAGTGCAAGCGATACGCTTGCAACCAATATCACCTTTAATCAATCAGGAAATAATCAAGTAGTATTCGAAGCCAATGATGGTATTACTACTTCTTACGATACCATAATAATTGTTGTAAACCCACAACAGGTAATAGCACCATTGCCAACAAATACCCTCGATGGTATTACCTATTTAAATGACAGCGCAGTGATACTCAATCTGTATGCTCCCAGCAAAAATTTCGTTTATGTGCTTGGCAGTTTTAATTCGTGGACTACCGATAGTTTGTATTTTATGCATCGCACTCCGGCAGGCGACCGTTATTGGGTTCAGTTAAATAATTTACTACCTGGTGAGGAATATACCTATCAATACTTTGTTGATGGTGAGTTGCGAATTGGCGATCCTTATTGCCATAAAATTGTTGACCCAAATAATGATGCAGGAATATCGCTTGCCACCTATCCTAACCCCACACCCTACCCTACCGGAAAAACGCAAGGTATCGTTTCAGTTTTGCAAACTGCACAAACTCCGTATACATGGACCGTTACAAATTTTACCAAGCCGGCAAAAACTGATTTGATAATTTATGAATTGTGTATTCGCGATTTTGTGGGTCCACGAAATTTTCAAACTTTGCTCGACACACTTGAGTATTTACAAGTGCTCGGAATTAATGCCATTGAGCTCATGCCTGTTAACGAATTTGAAGGCAACAATAGTTGGGGTTATAATCCATCGTACTACTTTGCAGTGGACAAATATTATGGAACTAAAGATAAGCTTAAAGAATTTATTGATACGTGCCACGCTCGTGGCATTGCGGTAATTTCTGATATTGTGCTTAACCACTCATGCGGGCAAAGCCCCATGGTGCAACTATACTGGGATGCCGGCAATAGTCAGCCTGCAGCAAACAGCCCATGGTTTAATCAACAACCTAAACATGATTTTAATGTTTGTTACGATATGAATCACGATGCACCTGCCACCGAATATTTTGTTGATCGCGTGGTTGAATTTTGGATTAATGAATTTAAAGTAGATGGATATCGCTTCGATTTGGCAAAAGGATTTACTCAAAAGAACACCCTTGGCAATATTACAGCTTGGAATGCATATGATGGTGCACGCATTGATAATCTGAAACGTATAGCTGATGTGATGTGGAATATAGATCCTACCAGCTATGTAATACTTGAAATGTTTGCCGACAATCAAGAAGAAAAAGAGCTGGCCGATTATGGTATGATGCTTTGGGGTAATATGACTCATAATTACAATGAAGCAACAATGGGTTGGTTAAGCAATAGCAACTTTAGTGGTGTATCTTATCAAAACAGAGGATATAATTCTCCTCACCTTGTAGGTTATATGGAAAGTCACGATGAGCAACGGTTGATGTTTAAGAATATTACCTTTGGCAACAGCACCAATCCAAACTATAATTTGAAGGATACGATAAACGCACTTGCGCGAATGGAACTAGCTTCAGCATTTTTTTATACTGTACCGGGTCCTAAAATGCTATGGCAGTTTGGAGAATTAGGCTATGATGTTAGCTTGCTTTTTGGTGGTGGCAACACAGCCCCAAAACCACTAAAGTGGTTTTATTATTACCAACCGGCACGCAAGCATTTATATGATGTAACTGGAAACCTGATGAAATTAAAAAAAGATTTTCAGGTATTTAAAACGAACAGTTTCAATATGTCTTTAAATGGTGGCGGAAAATCAATACGATTGAATGATTCACAAATGAATGCTGTGGTACTTGGCAATTTTGATATATATCCATTATCCATAGTCCCTTATTTTCAACATACAGGTTGGTGGTATGAATATTTTACCGGTGATAGTGTAACTGTTTCCCATGTGCAGGATGCCATTGGGTTGACTGAGGGCGAATACCGTTTATATACCGATAGCAAATTACCTGCATTTACCCCCGTTTTTGTAGAGGAATCATTTATTTTGCCAAACCCTGCTTATTTGACTTGCTTCCCTAACCCTGCAAGCTCAGAGGTAACACTTATGTACTTTAATTCTACCGGAGGTAATAATTCTGAAATAATGATTTACGACTTAAACGGTCGCTTGATAAATACCTTACCTACTGACAATAAAAGTAATGTTGGTTTTGCTACGTGGAATTTAAAAGATAATTCGGGGCAAGAAGTGGTTAATGGACTATACATAGCGCGGGTTGCAGCTAGAGGCAAAACCAACTTTTGTAAAATTGAAGTGCATAAGTAA
- a CDS encoding T9SS type A sorting domain-containing protein, producing the protein MIKKLLFVAVCAGAALNSNAQVVVMSPANADMNTQITLTLDVSQACAPGAAIDPAAANAYMHSGVGFDPDPNISKWQNVVQKDNPAAIMFGNGAGSFSISLIPATYYSVTAPNIAYHLDMVFCEQSDMSTWTNEGKGFDSTGACTDIIVPLATPQSLDAPTSQLVFLACNPNPVSTYAKLGYSLVNNNNSVSLKLYDLVGNLVKTIVDNEAQIGRKAYVYDWNADNNAGGSVANGIYFLRLEANGSIVSTQKVNVNR; encoded by the coding sequence ATGATTAAAAAATTACTCTTCGTAGCTGTTTGCGCTGGGGCAGCATTAAATTCCAACGCACAAGTAGTTGTAATGTCGCCTGCCAATGCCGACATGAATACCCAAATTACCCTAACCCTTGATGTAAGTCAAGCTTGCGCGCCAGGAGCAGCGATTGATCCTGCTGCTGCTAATGCTTATATGCACTCAGGAGTTGGCTTCGACCCAGATCCCAATATTAGCAAGTGGCAAAATGTTGTTCAAAAAGATAACCCTGCAGCTATTATGTTCGGGAATGGTGCCGGATCATTTAGCATCTCTCTTATTCCAGCTACTTACTACAGTGTTACTGCGCCAAACATTGCATACCATTTGGATATGGTATTTTGTGAGCAAAGTGATATGAGCACTTGGACCAACGAAGGCAAAGGATTTGATTCAACTGGTGCTTGTACCGATATTATTGTACCATTAGCTACACCTCAGTCTTTGGATGCTCCAACTTCGCAACTAGTTTTTCTTGCCTGTAATCCAAACCCGGTATCAACATATGCTAAGTTAGGTTATTCTTTGGTAAATAATAACAATAGCGTATCTTTGAAACTTTACGATTTGGTAGGAAACTTAGTTAAGACTATTGTTGATAACGAAGCTCAAATTGGTCGTAAAGCATATGTGTACGATTGGAATGCAGATAATAATGCAGGTGGTTCAGTAGCAAATGGCATCTACTTCTTACGTTTAGAAGCAAACGGAAGTATCGTGTCAACTCAAAAAGTAAACGTAAATCGTTAA